A single genomic interval of Chloroflexota bacterium harbors:
- a CDS encoding Rieske 2Fe-2S domain-containing protein: protein MLSKEANELLTRVGPGTVMGDLMRQYWMPFLYSWEIEPDGAPLRVRLLGEDLIAWRDTDGRVGLINQYCPHRGASFFFGRNEERGIRCVYHGWKFDVDGNCTDMPNEPPESNFKHKVKATTYRCVDRGGVVFAYMGPLQDNPPGLPQFEWMTVPAVQRHHEYKAVLECNWVQALEGDIDTAHLYFLHSRLDPSQNPATGVYHPDRSPRLEITEQEYGLLYGARRVEGPDRIYWRTTQFLMPIYTMFPASEDGIVPSHIYTPIDDEHTLHWGVRWHPVRELPERELMSNKAEIAGMGHMREEQHGKFFAHWWPAARQDNDFLLDRDVQRSQTYTGIPTIRLQDAAVITSMGPIQDRTTERLGTTDAMIIKVRQRLMRAATALREHGMAPPGVDRPEAYRVRSGSVVLADGLDWKAAMAAWHEGRDTEPPSVTVARAGGSV from the coding sequence ATGTTGAGCAAAGAAGCGAATGAGCTGCTGACGCGTGTTGGTCCGGGAACGGTAATGGGCGATCTCATGCGGCAGTACTGGATGCCATTCCTCTATTCGTGGGAGATCGAGCCGGATGGCGCTCCCTTGCGCGTGCGGCTCCTCGGTGAGGACCTGATCGCATGGCGGGACACCGATGGTCGCGTCGGCCTGATCAACCAGTACTGTCCCCACCGCGGCGCATCGTTCTTCTTTGGTCGCAACGAGGAACGGGGGATTCGTTGCGTCTACCACGGTTGGAAGTTCGACGTGGATGGGAACTGCACCGATATGCCCAACGAGCCGCCCGAGAGCAACTTCAAACACAAGGTGAAGGCTACGACGTACCGGTGTGTAGACCGAGGCGGAGTGGTCTTCGCCTACATGGGTCCGCTTCAGGACAACCCGCCGGGATTGCCCCAGTTCGAATGGATGACCGTTCCGGCGGTTCAGCGGCACCACGAGTACAAGGCAGTCCTGGAATGCAATTGGGTGCAGGCACTCGAGGGAGATATCGACACGGCGCACCTGTACTTCCTGCACAGCCGTCTCGATCCGAGCCAGAATCCCGCGACGGGCGTTTACCACCCGGATCGGTCCCCGCGACTGGAGATCACCGAGCAAGAGTACGGGCTACTCTACGGTGCGCGCCGCGTCGAAGGGCCAGACAGAATCTACTGGCGTACGACGCAGTTCCTCATGCCGATCTACACCATGTTTCCCGCGAGCGAGGACGGGATCGTGCCGTCCCACATCTATACGCCCATTGACGACGAGCACACCCTCCATTGGGGCGTTCGCTGGCATCCTGTGCGGGAGTTGCCGGAGCGTGAGCTCATGAGCAACAAGGCGGAGATCGCTGGGATGGGGCACATGCGCGAGGAGCAGCACGGAAAGTTCTTCGCTCACTGGTGGCCAGCGGCGCGACAGGACAACGACTTCCTGCTCGACCGCGACGTTCAGCGATCGCAGACCTACACCGGCATCCCGACGATTCGGCTCCAGGACGCCGCGGTCATCACGAGCATGGGCCCCATCCAAGACCGAACGACCGAGCGGTTGGGCACAACGGATGCGATGATCATCAAGGTGCGCCAGCGGCTCATGCGCGCCGCGACCGCTCTGCGCGAGCATGGTATGGCCCCGCCGGGCGTGGATCGGCCCGAAGCCTATCGCGTGCGGTCGGGGTCCGTCGTCCTCGCCGATGGCCTGGACTGGAAAGCGGCCATGGCGGCATGGCACGAAGGCCGGGATACAGAGCCCCCCTCGGTCACGGTGGCCCGGGCCGGCGGCTCCGTCTAG
- a CDS encoding ABC transporter substrate-binding protein yields MEVTWKLRPNVRWHDGAPFSADDLTFTLDVVRDPDLAVLRDRTYEAIEGLDVPDARTVVVRWSRPYIEADQLFSSVFSDLAVPMPRHLLERAFRDDPASFLDLPYWNAEFVGTGPFKVREWERGSYITLDANDDYTLGRPKLDEIEVRFITDDNTLIANILSGQVALTLGRGPSIEQALQVQEQWRDGRADFQALDSWLLLYPQFLNPTPPIVADPQFRRALISAIDRQQLVDSIEAGQTVVAPSPISPHYAGYTDIDPSIVKYPYDPQRAAQMLEGLGLTRDSAGMLRDAAGQRLSVGIQVTTVLDVQPKSAYPVADFWQRVGVGVDIDVVPPQRGQDLRYRAEFPSFALQRQPVNERMLIRIDGSQARTPERGYTGINNARYVNPDVDALLARVETTIPVRERNAAIAQLVHRITDEQIWMGLFFDTEPALIANSLANVTAKHDESRETWNAHLWDVKS; encoded by the coding sequence ATGGAAGTCACCTGGAAGCTGCGCCCCAACGTTCGGTGGCACGACGGCGCGCCCTTTTCAGCCGACGACCTGACCTTCACCCTGGACGTTGTTCGCGATCCGGATCTGGCCGTCCTGCGGGATCGGACTTATGAGGCGATTGAGGGCCTCGATGTTCCCGACGCTCGAACGGTGGTGGTCCGCTGGAGCCGACCGTACATCGAAGCGGATCAGCTCTTTTCATCGGTGTTCTCCGATCTCGCCGTCCCGATGCCCCGGCACCTTCTGGAGCGGGCATTTCGCGACGATCCGGCCAGCTTTCTCGACCTCCCCTATTGGAACGCGGAGTTCGTTGGGACCGGCCCCTTCAAGGTCCGGGAGTGGGAGCGCGGCAGCTACATCACCCTAGACGCAAATGACGACTATACCCTGGGCCGTCCGAAACTCGACGAGATCGAGGTGCGCTTCATCACCGACGACAATACCCTGATCGCCAACATCCTGTCCGGTCAGGTCGCCCTCACCCTCGGGCGCGGGCCATCCATCGAACAGGCGCTGCAGGTCCAGGAGCAGTGGCGCGACGGGCGCGCCGATTTTCAGGCGCTGGATAGCTGGCTGCTTCTCTATCCCCAGTTCCTCAACCCGACGCCACCCATCGTCGCCGACCCGCAGTTCCGTCGCGCGCTGATCTCGGCCATCGATCGGCAGCAGCTCGTCGATAGCATCGAAGCCGGCCAAACGGTCGTCGCCCCAAGTCCGATCAGTCCCCACTACGCCGGCTATACGGACATCGATCCATCCATCGTGAAGTACCCGTATGACCCGCAGCGCGCGGCGCAGATGCTGGAAGGCCTCGGGCTGACGAGGGATTCGGCCGGGATGTTGCGCGACGCGGCGGGCCAGCGGCTGTCGGTCGGAATCCAGGTCACCACGGTCCTCGACGTCCAGCCCAAGTCGGCCTACCCCGTGGCGGATTTCTGGCAGCGAGTCGGGGTTGGCGTCGACATCGACGTGGTGCCACCCCAGCGGGGGCAGGATTTGCGCTATCGCGCCGAGTTTCCTTCCTTCGCCCTCCAGCGACAGCCTGTGAATGAGCGCATGCTCATTCGCATTGACGGATCACAGGCTCGCACACCGGAGCGCGGGTACACCGGGATCAACAACGCTCGGTATGTGAACCCGGACGTCGATGCGCTCCTTGCCCGAGTGGAGACCACCATTCCGGTTCGCGAGCGCAACGCCGCGATCGCGCAGCTCGTCCATCGAATCACGGACGAGCAGATCTGGATGGGGCTGTTCTTCGACACGGAGCCCGCGCTGATCGCCAACTCGCTGGCCAACGTGACAGCAAAGCACGACGAGTCGCGCGAGACGTGGAACGCTCACCTGTGGGATGTCAAGAGCTGA